The Agarilytica rhodophyticola genome has a window encoding:
- the pgsA gene encoding CDP-diacylglycerol--glycerol-3-phosphate 3-phosphatidyltransferase, with the protein MAKHPFVNPANQLTFCRIIFIPLLVIVYYSHFEWRFLASAALFGLAGITDALDGYIARKYEITSAFGAFLDPVADKLMVAVALALLIESHGSWVFTLPAIVIICREIVISALREWMAELGKRASVAVSSIGKIKTTFQITAIVVLLAFAPNTYQIFNTIGLVALYGAAILTIWSMCLYIKAAWPTLVGSE; encoded by the coding sequence GTGGCAAAACATCCCTTTGTTAATCCTGCGAACCAACTGACGTTTTGTCGAATAATATTTATTCCATTGCTGGTGATCGTATATTACTCACATTTTGAGTGGCGCTTTCTGGCATCTGCTGCACTATTTGGTCTAGCGGGTATCACTGACGCACTAGACGGCTATATCGCTCGCAAATATGAAATAACTTCAGCCTTTGGCGCCTTCCTCGACCCTGTTGCAGACAAACTCATGGTCGCTGTGGCTCTGGCCTTACTTATCGAAAGCCACGGCAGTTGGGTGTTTACACTACCGGCTATTGTAATTATATGTCGAGAGATCGTTATCTCTGCGCTGCGTGAGTGGATGGCCGAATTAGGTAAACGTGCCAGTGTCGCTGTTTCCAGTATTGGCAAGATCAAAACTACCTTCCAGATAACGGCGATAGTAGTATTACTGGCATTTGCCCCCAACACCTATCAAATATTCAATACTATTGGTTTAGTCGCGCTTTACGGTGCTGCCATACTGACGATATGGTCTATGTGCCTATACATCAAAGCGGCATGGCCGACACTCGTTGGCAGTGAATAG
- a CDS encoding tyrosine-type recombinase/integrase, with amino-acid sequence MKADMLEKGYSVATINRRLAIVRRILNLAYKEWEWIEQPLGQKIKLLSEKGLAREVFLSKEEVQKLIDLIEDENIKKIVLLAVYTGLRQGEIRKLKPENWQAPYIVLSSKTKSKKARSIPLINELHHVMTSTQFNVTEWTIRKNFEAARKAMRRPDIRFHDLRHTFASWLIQDPSIPLGVIRDTLGHSNLSVTNKYSHLRPESLNVIKGALSSNMVNFTGDFDAGEKQAQNQAQKNK; translated from the coding sequence ATGAAAGCAGATATGCTTGAAAAGGGTTACAGCGTTGCCACTATTAACCGACGCCTCGCAATTGTTCGAAGAATATTAAATCTAGCTTACAAAGAATGGGAATGGATCGAACAACCCCTTGGCCAAAAAATAAAACTGCTCAGCGAGAAAGGTCTGGCAAGAGAGGTTTTTTTAAGCAAAGAAGAAGTCCAAAAACTAATCGATTTAATTGAAGATGAAAATATAAAAAAAATTGTGTTGCTCGCTGTGTATACAGGCCTACGGCAAGGCGAGATTAGAAAATTAAAACCTGAGAACTGGCAGGCCCCGTATATTGTTTTAAGCTCGAAAACTAAAAGTAAAAAGGCCCGGTCAATACCGCTTATTAATGAGCTTCATCATGTTATGACAAGCACTCAATTCAACGTTACCGAGTGGACAATAAGAAAGAATTTTGAAGCGGCACGTAAAGCCATGAGGCGCCCAGATATTCGTTTTCACGATCTTCGGCATACATTTGCATCTTGGCTCATTCAAGATCCAAGCATACCACTTGGGGTTATTAGAGACACACTTGGCCATTCGAATTTATCAGTAACAAACAAGTACAGCCATTTAAGACCTGAGAGTTTAAATGTAATCAAAGGCGCGCTCTCCTCAAACATGGTGAATTTCACGGGGGATTTTGATGCAGGAGAAAAACAGGCACAAAATCAGGCACAGAAAAATAAATAA
- the uvrC gene encoding excinuclease ABC subunit UvrC — protein sequence MANSTVPTDFDHKTFLENLTKQPGVYQMYDSDGKILYVGKAKNLKNRVSTYFQSSGLPIKTQVLVKRIASIEITVAPSEAEALVLEHNLIKAQKPPFNVLLRDDKSFPYIFLSQGERHPRIAFHRGTKKKKGRYFGPFPNSGAVRESLSFLQKTFGVRQCEDSVYKNRHRPCLLFQIGRCSGPCVDRVSDEDYHADIEQTVMFLEGKNEVLHQQLTAKMEEASESLAFEKAAQIRDRITALRQVQAQQVVEAGHSNLDAIACVSENGVACIHILYVRQGRIMGSKNYLPKDRLAHNEADVLSAFIAHTYIGGTQMELPAALITSHKLNDEEALVEAIMLSSKKAIKITSNVRTYRAKWLAMALEAGRQNLKNHLNNKQTLRQRYEALQEALSLDDMPNTIECFDISHSSGEKTVASCVVFDQNGPCKSDYRRFNIDGITGGDDFAAMEQALSRRYTRVQKEAKALPELLLIDGGKGQLGIAKKVMGELGIDEITLVGVAKGTTRKPGFETLVFEDGREQTIESDNPGLHLIQQVRDEAHRFAITGHKHRRDKSRKTSVLEGIPGIGPKRRRELLKHFGGLQEVMNANVDDLAKVASISKKMAEEVYSALHSE from the coding sequence ATGGCGAATAGCACAGTTCCCACTGATTTTGATCACAAAACCTTTCTAGAAAATCTCACTAAGCAACCCGGCGTTTATCAGATGTACGATAGCGACGGGAAGATTTTATACGTAGGTAAAGCCAAGAATCTTAAAAATAGGGTATCCACTTATTTTCAGAGTTCTGGTTTACCTATTAAAACTCAAGTGCTTGTTAAGCGTATTGCCTCCATCGAGATTACCGTTGCTCCTAGTGAGGCAGAGGCTTTGGTGCTTGAACACAATCTTATTAAAGCTCAGAAGCCCCCATTTAACGTGCTTTTGCGCGATGATAAATCCTTTCCTTATATATTTCTCTCTCAGGGAGAACGTCATCCTCGGATTGCCTTCCACCGTGGCACCAAAAAAAAGAAGGGACGGTATTTCGGCCCTTTCCCCAACTCGGGCGCGGTGCGTGAGAGCCTAAGTTTTCTGCAGAAAACTTTCGGGGTTAGGCAGTGTGAAGATAGTGTCTATAAAAATCGCCATAGGCCCTGCTTACTATTCCAAATAGGCCGTTGTTCCGGCCCTTGTGTGGATCGTGTCAGCGATGAAGACTATCACGCTGATATTGAGCAAACGGTCATGTTTCTGGAAGGAAAAAATGAAGTTCTCCACCAGCAATTGACCGCTAAAATGGAGGAGGCTTCCGAGAGTCTCGCATTTGAAAAAGCGGCACAAATTCGAGACCGCATTACCGCCCTGAGGCAAGTACAGGCTCAGCAAGTGGTAGAAGCAGGGCATAGTAATCTCGATGCTATTGCCTGCGTTTCTGAGAACGGGGTGGCGTGTATACACATCCTTTATGTTCGCCAAGGCCGGATTATGGGGAGTAAAAATTACTTACCTAAAGATCGTCTTGCTCATAACGAAGCGGATGTGCTGAGTGCATTTATTGCCCATACCTACATCGGAGGCACTCAGATGGAGCTTCCTGCCGCATTAATTACCAGTCATAAACTTAACGACGAAGAAGCACTGGTAGAAGCCATCATGTTGAGCAGTAAGAAAGCAATAAAAATTACCTCGAATGTAAGAACATATCGCGCCAAATGGTTGGCAATGGCCTTGGAGGCTGGGCGTCAGAACTTAAAAAATCACCTTAATAATAAGCAAACATTGCGACAACGTTATGAGGCGTTACAAGAAGCATTATCATTAGATGATATGCCAAATACTATTGAATGCTTTGATATTAGCCATAGTAGTGGTGAGAAAACGGTAGCCTCTTGCGTTGTGTTTGATCAAAATGGCCCATGTAAAAGTGATTATCGCCGCTTCAATATTGATGGAATTACCGGAGGGGACGATTTTGCTGCTATGGAGCAAGCCTTGTCCAGGCGCTACACCCGAGTGCAAAAAGAAGCCAAGGCCTTGCCTGAGTTGCTATTGATAGACGGAGGCAAAGGGCAGCTGGGGATTGCCAAAAAGGTAATGGGTGAACTGGGAATAGACGAAATAACTCTGGTTGGGGTTGCCAAGGGGACAACGCGTAAGCCTGGCTTTGAAACCCTCGTGTTTGAAGACGGACGTGAGCAAACTATTGAAAGTGACAATCCTGGTTTACACTTAATTCAACAGGTGCGCGATGAGGCCCACCGTTTTGCTATTACCGGACATAAACATAGACGAGATAAAAGTCGCAAGACCTCAGTGCTTGAAGGTATCCCAGGTATTGGCCCCAAGCGTCGTCGCGAACTTCTGAAACACTTCGGCGGGCTGCAGGAAGTGATGAACGCGAATGTCGATGACTTGGCGAAAGTGGCTTCAATTAGCAAAAAAATGGCTGAAGAGGTTTACAGCGCGCTTCACAGTGAGTAA